The genomic stretch TCCATCAGGAGTTGGCGGTACTCCTGTTTCTCGGCCGGCACCGCGAAGGCCTGGAACATGTACTGGAGCGCGACGCGCATCTCGCCCTCGGCCCCGCCGATCGCCTGCTGGAGCATCTTCGCAAAGCGCGGGTTCGGCTCCTCGACCTCTACCTCGTACTGGAGTTCGTCGTCGTGGTAGAACATCGGTGTTGACCTCACCGAGAACACGATCGAGAACCGAATAGCGGCCGTGCCTGCGAGTGCAACCGATCGCGACGAGCGGGTCGATTTGCCGGTCACACCTACCGATTTCGTGCGGCCACGAGCGATTCAGCCCCGACAATCGTTTGAGCGTCGCCCGTCATATTGATGTATGAGACACGTCACGGTCGACGGTGTGGACGTCCCCGCGCTCGGCTTCGGCACCGCCGGCATGGACACCGACGAGGAGCGCCAACGGGCCGTCGAGGCGGCGCTCGGGGCCGGCTATCGACACATCGACACCGCACAGATGTACGACAGCGAGTCCGCGGTCGGAGCGGCGGTCGACGAGTCCGACGTCGCGCGCGAGGAGTTATTCGTGACGACGAAGTTAACACGAGACAACCGCGCATACGAGGCAGTCATCGATTCGACGCACGACAGTCTCGACCGCCTCGGCATGGAGTACGTCGATCTGTTGCTCATCCACTCGCCCGACCAGAACGTCCCCCACGAGGAGACGCTCGACGCGATGAACGAACTCGTCGACGAGGGGCTCGTCGAGCACATCGGCGTCTCGAACTTCTCGGTCGAAGAGACACGAAACGCCATCGACCACTCGACGGCACCGATTTTCACCAATCAGGTCGAGTACAGTCTCACCACCCATCAGCCCGACCTCCTCTCGTTTTGCATCGACGAAGACGTGCTGCTCACCGCCTACAGCCCGCTCAAACTCGGCGCAGACCTCGAAGACGAGGAACTCGCAGCCATCGCCGAGGCGCACGGGAAGACGGTCCGACAGGTCGCGATCCAGTGGCTGCTCCAGCAGCCGATGGTTGCGACGATCCCGCGGTCGTCGAACCCCGACCACATCGAGCAGAACAGTGCTGTCTTCGACTTCGAGCTCTCCGACGAGGAGATGAGACGCCTCTTCGAAATCGGCGGCGGCATCAACGACGACCTCGCCACGAAAATCGGTCTCTGAGTCTCTGTACTGTTCGAACGGCTCTCGGCCGTACCGCGGTCCGGCACGGTCCACGAAAGACAACGCTTAGGTCGCCCGCGCCGGCCCACTTCCCATGCACGAGACCGTGCTCCTCGTCGGCGGCGGCGGGCGCGAACACGCCATCGCGCGCAGCCTCGCCGGGAGCGACGCGGAGCTGTACGGCTGTGCGGAAACTCGCAATCCGGGCATCGCCGACCTCGCGGCGGGGTTCGAGACTTTGGACACGACGACCCCGCAGGCCGTCGTCGCCTACGCCGAAGAAGTCGACGCGACGCTCGCGGTCGTCGGTCCCGAAGCTCCCCTTCAGGCGGGTGTCGCCGACGCGCTCGCCGAAAGTGGAGTCTTTCCGTTCGGCCCGCGGGCCGACGCGGCGCGCATCGAGACCGACAAGGCCTACCAGCGGCGGTTCATGCGCGAACACGACATCCTCGGCTGTCCCGAGTTCGCGACGTTCGACGATATGGAGCGTGCCTGTGAGCACATCGACGAGAACGACGGTGATCTGGTGGTGAAGCCCGCCGGCCTCACCGGCGGGAAGGGCGTGCGCGTCATCGGCGAGCAACTCACCTCCGAAGGGGCGAAGGAGTACCTCCGAGAATCGGAGTACGACCGCGTGGTGCTCGAAGAGCGCCTCGTCGGCGAGGAGTTCACCGTTCAAGCTCTGGTGGCCGATGGCGAGGTGCGCGCGACGCCGGCCGTGCAGGATCACAAGCGTGCCTACGAGGGTGACGAGGGACCCAATACTGGTGGAATGGGAAGTTACAGCGCTGCCACGCGCGAACTCCCGTTTATGACCGAGGCGGACTACGACGCGGCCGTGTCGATCATCGAAGAGACCGTCGACGCGCTCGACGACTACACGGGCGTGCTCTACGGCCAGTTCATGCTCACGGCCGACGGACCGAAAGTCGTCGAGTTCAACGCGCGCTTCGGCGATCCCGAGGCGATGAACACCCTTCCGGTGCTCGAAACGGATTTCCTCGACGTCCTCACGGCGGCCCGTGACGGCGACCTCCTCGAACTCGCCTTCGCCGACCGAGCCACGGTCTGCAAGTACGCCGTCCCGGCTGGCTATCCAGAGAACCCCGGTGCCGGTGCGAAGGTCGACATCGATCCCGAGAGCGCGGGCGACGCGCTGCTGTTCTACGCGAGCGTCGATGAGCGCGACGACGGCATCTACACGACCACCTCGCGGGCGTTCGCGGTCGTCGGGGTCGCCGAAACCATCGAAGAGGCCGAGGAAATCGCTGCCGACGCGCTCGCTTCGGCGGACACGGCGGGCCTGCGGATGCGCCACGACATCGGCACGGCCGACCTCGTCGAGTCGCGAATCGAGCACATGGCCGACCTCCGCGAAGACGAAGGCTGATGGGTCGCCACGACCGCCTCACTGTCCATCCGACGCCCGGCCGACGAAACTCGCTGTGGCACTGGCCCGAGGCGAAGACCGTGTGGCGCATCATCTATAACTACGTCTTCGTGCTCGTCGCGCGCATCGCACCCTCGCTGCGCGTCAAGAACTGGGCACTCGGGCGCATCGGCGTCACGGTCGAACAGGGTGTCTCGTGGGGGCTCGAAGCCACCCCTGATGTTTTCTGGCCGGAACTGATCACCCTTCGAGAGGATGCCATCGTGGGCTACGACGCAACCATTCTCTGTCACGAATTTCTCCAAGAGGAATATCGCACGGGAGAGGTGGTCGTCGGCGAGCGCGCGATGATCGGCGCGGGGACCATCGTGCTCCCGGGGGTGGAGATCGGGACTGATGCGCGCGTGGCCGCGAACTCGCTGGTCGCAGACGACGTTTCGCCCGGCGCGACGGTCGCGGGCGTGCCGGCAACCGAACAGTAGGAGTCGAGTACAGGCAGTTTTATACGACAGCCATCGTTCGCTGCGAACGTCTCAATGAGTAGTAGCCACACGGGTGATTCGTCCGACGACCCGGAATGGTCGCTGGTCGGTCCCGGTCTGCTGGTCGCCGCGACCGGCGTCGGTGCCGGTGACCTCGCCGCCGGCCTCGTCGCGGGCAACAGGTATGGACTGAACTTCGTCTGGGCCGTGCTCGTCGGCATCGTCATCAAGTTCGCGCTGAACGAGGGCGTCGGGCGCTACCATCTGGCGACCGACGAGACCATCCTCGAAGGGATCCACTCGCTGGGGCGGTGGGCGAGCGGCTTCTTCGGCGGCTACTCGCTCCTGTGGGGATTCGTCTACGGCGCTGCGGTCAGTTCGTCGGCGTCACTGGCGGCGAACGCGCTCTTTCCGGCCATCCCCTTCTGGGTCTATCTGGTAGCGCATCCCATCCTCGGAGCCGTGCTGGTGCTGGCCAACCGCTACGAGACCTTCGAGAGCGTCATCACCGTCTTCATCACGTTGATGGTCGTCACCGTCGTCGGCTCCGCGATCGCCGTGTTGCCCCAACTCCCGGAAATCATCGGGACCGGCGTCCCCTCGCTGCCGGAGGGATCGATCATCTATGCGCTGGGACTCATCGGCGGCACCGGTGGAACGATCACGATGGCATCCTACGGCTACTGGCTCGCCGAGAAGGACTGGGACAGTCCAAAGTACATCCCGGTCATGCGCCGCGACGCCTCCTCGGCATACCTCATCACCGGGCTGTTCGTCATCGCGCTGATCGTCATGAGCGCGGCGCTGCTCTACGGCACCGGCGCGAGCGTCTCCGGCGAGGACGGACTGGTCGCACTGGCCGACAACCTCGGTAACCAACTCCACCCCGCGCTCCGGTATGCGTTCCTGATCGGTTTCTGGTCGGCCTCGTTCACGTCGCTGCTCGGCACGTGGCACGGCGTCTCGTACCTGTTCGCCGACTTCGTGGGCGAGTTCTCCTCGAACCCGGTCGAAGCTGATCAGCTTCGTGACACCAACGCGTACACGTTCTACGTACTGTGGCTGACGTTCCCGCCGCTACTGCTGCACTTCCTCGGCGAGCCGGTGTTCATAATCATCATCTACGGCGTGCTCGGTGCGGTCTTCATGCCGTTTCTGGCCATCACACTTCTGTTGTTGCTCAACTCGGACCGCGTGGCCGCCGCGTACAGGAACGGCGTGGTGTTCAACGCGCTGTTGACCATCAGCGCGATCCTGTTCGTCGTCCTGCTGGCGAACGAACTCAGCACGCTCGTCACGTGAGGAACTGCCGACTCGACGAGTCGGCGACCGACGATCGTTCTCCGCGACGCGAGACGTCGTCGACGGAAACGGCCCGCAGGGAGTTCTACGGCGACTCGACGAGTCGATAGCGGTACGGCTGGCGTTCGATGACCTCGACGGCTCCCGTCTCCGCTCGCCGCCCCAACACGGTGGCCACGCGGTGGGGACTGTCGAGCGCCGCGCCGCGTGCGTCGAGAAGGTCGTGAATCTCGCGGGCAGTCAGCGGTCTCTCGACTCCCGCCTCCGCGAGCACCGTCCGAATCCGCTCGAATCCGTCACGGCGGAGCTGCATACCCACACCATGTGACGGAGACACATAACGTCCCGTCAGACGACCGTCTGACGGGGTTTCGGTGTATCACCGGACGGCGGGTGGGCGACGACGAACGCGCCGTCAGACGGGTCCGTCCATCTCGTCTTCGAAATCGCGCTCGCGGCGGTAGCGCTCGACGAACTCCGTGACGTCGAAGGCGTGCATCTGCTCCTCGAACTCGCCGGTCGCCTCGGCGCTGTCGGCGTGGCTCACCGCGTGCTCCATCAGCTCGACGACGAGTTCGACGACGACTTCGTGGAGGCGTCGCGCATCGAAGTCGGCGATCCAGACGAGCGCGTAGCCGACGCTGCTGTCCTCGGAAACGTCCTCGGCGACGATCTTCTCGGGGAACTCTTCGAGGACGACGCCCATCAGATGTATCGTATCGAACTCGTCGCCATCGCTGGGTTCGATGGTCTCACGGAGAACGCCGACGAGCGACTCGGGGACGAACCGACTCGGCGGGTGGACGTCCATCACGACGGCGTGGCGTGCGCCACACGGGCAGTCGAACTCGCGCACCCCCATGTCGAGGTCCGAGACGGCGACCGACTCGCCACACGGCAACGAGATGTCGCCCCCGCGAGCGCCGGGGACACGTGGCTCGGACATGGTCGTGGTTGGCGTGGCGTGCGGTTAAAGGCCGTGGTGGGCGGTCGTGTCCCCGCCCGTCGCTGTCGATCCGTCGTCACCCGTCTCGCCTCCGCGCTCGGCGCGCAACTGGTCGTAGGCGCGGGCGGCGACGGCGATGCCGAAGACGGTGGTGAGCGCGCTCAGTACGACACTCACGACCGTGACGGCGATCGTCGCCAGCCCCGGCGACCCCGCCGCGGCCGCGAAGCCGATGATGGTTCCGGGAATCGAGACGAGGAGACCGATGAGCCAGATGGCCACGGCGAGGGCGAACAGTCCGATGCGGTGGCCGCTCGTCAACTGCCAGCTATCGGTCAGCGCGTCGACGAAATTCTTGTTCTCGACGGCGATCTCCTGGCGCACGAAGAAAAACGAGGTGGCGAAAAACGCCGCGACGAGCGGCCCGCCGATGAGCAGCCCGATCAGCCCGATGACGCCGCCGATGACCACGATGAACCAGACGACGATCCCGCCAACGAATCCGTTCAGCGTGGCCCAGACGATGTTCTCACGCACGAACGCGCCGGGAATCGACTCTGTGTGCTCGCTCACGAGCGTGCGGACGGCGACGATACGGAGCGCTTCGGCGACGAAGGGGGTGAGCGCCGCCAGTGGGACGGCGAGTAGCAGCGGAATCGGGAGCGCGAGCGGCTGTGAGCCGGTAAAATCGTCCATCTCCGTCGGGGGCGTGCCCGCTCCGCCAGGACCGCCCGGACCGGGCGGTGGTGTCTGCGTCGGAAGGTTGCCGAGCCGTTCGAGCAGTTGTACCGCCGCCGTCTGGGTGAGCACCGCACTCACGAGACCGAAGACGGCGAACGCGCCCACCAACAGCAGGCCGTTGCGCTTGAACGTCCGCGAGAAGCCGTTCCTGATCGCAACGTCGATATCGAGCGTCATGTTTCGACCCCGGACGACCGGATATTAAGTGGTTCCCTTCGGTGGGTTACGGCCAGTCGTCGCGCGACTCGGGGTCCGTCGCCTGCTCATCGGTTTCGGACTCGCCGAGCGTCCAGCCGGCGGCCGCGGCCGCCTCGTCGACCGGGAGATACTCCCACTCCAGCTCCTCGGCGAGTTTCTCGTCCTCGTCGTCCGTGCCGACGAAGACGTGGCGTTCGGTGTCGAACTGCTTTTTGACGTTCTCCAAACTCTCGCGTCGCCCGCGTGGTCCCGAGAAGAAGTCCTGTCGGATACGGTTCTTCCGGGTGAAGTTCGTCACGACGTAGGTCGGTTTTTCGGAGATCACTCCCACGTACTCGGTCCACCGGCGCGCGCCGGAGAACACCTCGGTGGGTTCGGCAAGCGCTTCGAGCGCGCTGAGTTCGAACGCCAGCGTCATGTCGCCGCTCCCGCCTTCCATGGCACGACTCCGACAGCGGCGAGGAAAACGCCTTCGATGGCTGGTCGAAAACTACTGCTCGGCGGCCGGTGCGAGGTCGTCGAGGTCGACTTCCTCTCGCATCAACACGTCCTTCTGGTCGGCGACGACGCGCTCGTCGCGGATGAGTTTCTTGTACTTCGACTGGGGCGCGAGGTCGCCGATGAGCACGCCGCCGACGATTTTTCCATCTTTGAACGCGAGTCTGCGCCACTCGGTGTCGGAAAACTTCGCCTCCGCGTGGTCGTCGCCGATCGTCGGATGGCCGAAGGAGAGAAAGGGGAAATCGAAGTGTGTGATCGAATAGGAGGATACCCAGCGGAACTCGGCCTCCTCGCCATCGGCGACCATGTTCGTACCGGCAATCGACCCCTGCTCTCTGGCGCTGCCCCACGAGCCGTTTTGGGCGTAGTCGTCGAGGATCGTGTCGTAAAACCGCGTGAGGTCGCCCGCGGCGTAGACGTCGTCGACTGAGGTCTGCATGTACTCGTCGACGACGACGCCGTCGTCGAGTTCGATGTCGGTGTGCTGGAGGATTTCGAGGTTGAAATCGAGGCCGATGGCGACGCCGGCGAACTCACAGTCGTAGGTGTCGCCGTCGGGCGTCACGGCCGCGCTGACGTGACCCGAATCGTCGACTTCGAACTTGTCGACGCCGCTGTTGAAGACGGGAGTAACGTTGTTGTCCTCCAGCGCGCCGTGGATGATGTCCGCACCGTCCTCGGAGAGGGCGTACCGCCACCAGTTCTCGCCGCGCATCAGGTAGTGGGCCTCGACGTCCTGAGCACCGCAGATGGCCGCGAAGTCGATACCCAACAAGCCGGCACCGACGACGACGCCCGTGTCGGCCGCCTCGGCGCGCTCGGCGATACCGCGGGCGTCCTCGAACGTCCAGAAGTGGTGGATGCCCTCGGCGTCGGAGTTCGGGACCGGGAGTTGGACGGGCGTGCCGCCGGTGGCGAGCAGGAGTTTGTCGTATTCCAACTGGTCGCCCTCGTGGGTGTCGACGGTGTGGGCGTCGGTGTCGATGTTTGTGACGAGCGTGTCGAGTCGGAGGTCGATGTCGCGCTCGTCGTACCAGTCGGGCTGGTGGATTGACATCGGTGCTTCGGGCAGTTTGCCCTTGGCGAACTCCTTGATGAGGATGCGGTTGTAGAGCGCCTCGCCCTCGTCGGTGATGACGACGACGTCGGCGTCGGGTGCGTCCTCGCGGATGGTCTCGGCCGCAGAACTGCCCGCGATGCCGTCGCCGATGATCACGTACGAATCGGTCATGGGGAGGCTTCGACGCCCGGGGTAATGTGAATTGCTATCTCCGCAGTCGGTTCGGCGGTCGGCACGGCCGACGCCCGCCGGTCGCTCGTCCTCCGGGGTCGGCGCTATCCCTGTGTCTCGCCGCCGTCGACGGGCAGCGCGTGGGCGGTCACGAACGAGGCGTCGGCAGAGCAGAGCCAGACGATGGCGCTCGCGATCTCGTCGGGCTGTGCCGGCCGGTCCATCGGCACGTCGGCGGTGACCGCGTCGCGCTCTTCGGGCGAGAGCGACGCGATCGCCGCCGTCTCGACGACGGCCGGGCAGACGGCGTTGACCCGCACCCCCTCGGTCGCGTACTCGACGCCGGCCGAACGGGTCAGTCCGACGACGCCGTGCTTGCTCGCCGCGTAGGGCGTCCGCCCGGGGCTGGCCTCGATACCGGCCACCGAGGCGACGTTGACGACCGCCCCGTCGTCCTTGCCGTCGAGGATCGCCGGAATCTCGTGTTTCATCCCGAGCCACGTCCCTTTCTGGGCGATTTCGATGACGCGATCCCAGTCGTCCTCGTCGATGTCGGCGGTGCGCGCCGCCGGTACCCCGGCGGCGACGTTGTTCACCGCGAAATCCAGCCCGCCGAACTCCTCGACGGTGAATTCGACCATCGCCGCGACCGCGTCCGCATCGCTGACGTCCGCCTCGACGAACGCCGCAGTTCCACCATCGTTCTCGATGCGTTCGACCGTCTCCGCGCCCGCGTCGACGTCGATGTCCGAGACGACCACCGACGCTCCCTCGCGGGCGAACCGCTCGGCCGTCGCCCTGCCGATTCCTGCTCCCGCTCCGGTCACCAGCGCCACGCCGTCGTCGATTCCGTTCATTGGTACTACAATATACTGACTATTCATTCAAATCCGTTTCGGTTCGTGGCCGGCGGAGGTGTGGGGCGGGTTCGGTTGTGCGAGGCGGTGCGTTGATGAGGCTCGCGCCCCGATTCGTCTCCATGAAACTCAAGCAGTCGGTCCGTCACTTCGCGGCCAAACAGGCGCTCACGATGCCGGTCGTCGGCGACCTCGCGGCCGGCAAGCTCGTCGATCTCCACACCCGAATCTTCACCGACAAGGCCGACCCGGACCACGCCGACGAGCGCCGCGAGCACCTCGATGGCTTCTTCGAGGCGACGATGGATTCGTATGTGGCGGCCCTCGAAGCGGGCTACACCGAGGCCGGTGCACGCGAGATCACCCACGTCCAGGCGAACTTCGACTTCTACAATCACGGCTGGGTCGAGATGATGGAGATTCCACCCGACGAACTCGACACCCACTACGACCGCTACCGGGAGTTCTTCGAAACGTTCGACGTCACCATCGCCGACCCACTCGGCACGTTCGCGCCTCCTGGTGGAATCCCCGAAGCGCCGTCGACGCCCGCAAAGCTGGACGACGAGACCCACCGCTACGCCAAGGGTGGTTTCGCCGACGACGTGTACGTGGAGGGACCGGACGGCGAACTCCTCGTCGGCGGGCAGGACGAACCCGACGACGTGGCCGTGACTGACGCCCCCGGCGTCAGCGACGACGACGTTTAGACGGCCGCGACCCACGCCCGGTAGTCGGCGGGGCGCTCGTAGATTTCAGTGAATATCCTATCGATAAATCCGGCGACGCGCTCGGGATCGGCTCGCACCGCGATACGCACGTTGGTCCCCTCGGCCTCGTCTGGGCGTTCGAGTCCCTCGATACGAAATTCGGGATAGTCGCCCAGTAGTGTTTTCAGCCGATCGAGTTCCGCGTCCGTGCAGTCGAGGTTCACGAGACCGTCGGCGAACTGCACCCACGGCGGTTGCTCGTCGTCGGCCTCCGAATCTGTCTCGATGGTGAGAAACGGGCTTTGGCGCTTCTCGTGGGCACGGATGGCGTCGGCGAACAGGCTCCTTCTATCCTCTTCGGTGGTGGCGTCGAAGCGGGTCATGAACCAGACTCGCTGCTCGTAGTGAAAAACGGGACGCTGTCGATCCGTGGCTCCGTTCGTCCATCCCGTGCAAACGAAGACGGTATCTACAAACCTTTTATCCTCCCTTCCGAAGCGGGGGTATGAGCGAAAGCCAACCCAACGTCCTGCTGCTCGGTCCACCGGGCGCGGGCAAGGGCACTCAGAGCGCGAACGTCGCCGACGAATACGACGTCCCCCACGTCACGACGGGCGACGCGCTCCGGGCGAACAAGGACATGGAAACCGAGTACGGCACACCGCGCGAGTTCATGGAAGCGGGCGAACTCGTCCCCGACCCCGTCGTGAACGAGATCGTCGCCGAAGCGCTCTCGGCGGGCGACGGCTACGTGCTCGACGGCTATCCCCGAAACACCGAACAGGCCGAGTACCTCGCGGACATCACCGCCCTCGACGTCGTCTGCCTGCTCTCGGTGAGTGAATCCGAACTCGTCGAGCGACTCACGGGGCGGCGCGTCTGTGACGAGTGCGGCGCGAACTATCACGTCGAGTTCAATCCGCCGGAAGAGGAGGGCGTCTGTGACGAGTGCGGCGGCGAACTGATCCAGCGCGAGGACGACACCGAGGACACAGTACGGGAGCGAATCAGGGTCTATCACGAGAGCACCGAGCCAGTAGTCGAATACTACCGCGAGGCAGGCGTCCTTGAGGAAATCGACGGCGAGGGAACCCCCGAAGAGGTCTGGGGGGAGTTGCGCGAGACCATCGACGCGGCGATCTGAGGCCGTCGGGATCGGCCCGAATCGGCCAGCGAAGTAAAAGGTTGATTAGCACGCACGCTGTAGAGGGTGGAAATGGGACGAACAGGCGAGAAAGCGCGCTCGCTGGTCGCCGAGGACCCCGCCTTCGCCGAGGCGCTCACGGTGGTGCTCGACCGGGCTGGCCACGCCGCCGACGAACCCACGGCCGACGGCGGCACGCACACCATCCGGTGGGCGGACGTCAGCGACGACCTCACGAGCGGGCAGTGGGGCCGACTCATCGAGACCGGCATCCTCTACGACGCCGACGGCGACGGCTTTGCGGTCTCCGATCCGGACGAAATCCGCGCGGCGCTCGGCGACGACTCCGTCGAGACCACGACCGAGGACGAGGGCTCGGGCTGGTCGACCTACGACAAACTCGCCGGACTCGGAGCGCTCGCGTTCTTCCCGGCG from Halococcus sediminicola encodes the following:
- a CDS encoding aldo/keto reductase, with translation MRHVTVDGVDVPALGFGTAGMDTDEERQRAVEAALGAGYRHIDTAQMYDSESAVGAAVDESDVAREELFVTTKLTRDNRAYEAVIDSTHDSLDRLGMEYVDLLLIHSPDQNVPHEETLDAMNELVDEGLVEHIGVSNFSVEETRNAIDHSTAPIFTNQVEYSLTTHQPDLLSFCIDEDVLLTAYSPLKLGADLEDEELAAIAEAHGKTVRQVAIQWLLQQPMVATIPRSSNPDHIEQNSAVFDFELSDEEMRRLFEIGGGINDDLATKIGL
- the purD gene encoding phosphoribosylamine--glycine ligase, translating into MHETVLLVGGGGREHAIARSLAGSDAELYGCAETRNPGIADLAAGFETLDTTTPQAVVAYAEEVDATLAVVGPEAPLQAGVADALAESGVFPFGPRADAARIETDKAYQRRFMREHDILGCPEFATFDDMERACEHIDENDGDLVVKPAGLTGGKGVRVIGEQLTSEGAKEYLRESEYDRVVLEERLVGEEFTVQALVADGEVRATPAVQDHKRAYEGDEGPNTGGMGSYSAATRELPFMTEADYDAAVSIIEETVDALDDYTGVLYGQFMLTADGPKVVEFNARFGDPEAMNTLPVLETDFLDVLTAARDGDLLELAFADRATVCKYAVPAGYPENPGAGAKVDIDPESAGDALLFYASVDERDDGIYTTTSRAFAVVGVAETIEEAEEIAADALASADTAGLRMRHDIGTADLVESRIEHMADLREDEG
- a CDS encoding acyltransferase; protein product: MGRHDRLTVHPTPGRRNSLWHWPEAKTVWRIIYNYVFVLVARIAPSLRVKNWALGRIGVTVEQGVSWGLEATPDVFWPELITLREDAIVGYDATILCHEFLQEEYRTGEVVVGERAMIGAGTIVLPGVEIGTDARVAANSLVADDVSPGATVAGVPATEQ
- a CDS encoding Nramp family divalent metal transporter, with the protein product MSSSHTGDSSDDPEWSLVGPGLLVAATGVGAGDLAAGLVAGNRYGLNFVWAVLVGIVIKFALNEGVGRYHLATDETILEGIHSLGRWASGFFGGYSLLWGFVYGAAVSSSASLAANALFPAIPFWVYLVAHPILGAVLVLANRYETFESVITVFITLMVVTVVGSAIAVLPQLPEIIGTGVPSLPEGSIIYALGLIGGTGGTITMASYGYWLAEKDWDSPKYIPVMRRDASSAYLITGLFVIALIVMSAALLYGTGASVSGEDGLVALADNLGNQLHPALRYAFLIGFWSASFTSLLGTWHGVSYLFADFVGEFSSNPVEADQLRDTNAYTFYVLWLTFPPLLLHFLGEPVFIIIIYGVLGAVFMPFLAITLLLLLNSDRVAAAYRNGVVFNALLTISAILFVVLLANELSTLVT
- a CDS encoding DUF5815 family protein, whose protein sequence is MSEPRVPGARGGDISLPCGESVAVSDLDMGVREFDCPCGARHAVVMDVHPPSRFVPESLVGVLRETIEPSDGDEFDTIHLMGVVLEEFPEKIVAEDVSEDSSVGYALVWIADFDARRLHEVVVELVVELMEHAVSHADSAEATGEFEEQMHAFDVTEFVERYRRERDFEDEMDGPV
- a CDS encoding DUF7124 domain-containing protein; translated protein: MEGGSGDMTLAFELSALEALAEPTEVFSGARRWTEYVGVISEKPTYVVTNFTRKNRIRQDFFSGPRGRRESLENVKKQFDTERHVFVGTDDEDEKLAEELEWEYLPVDEAAAAAGWTLGESETDEQATDPESRDDWP
- a CDS encoding NAD(P)/FAD-dependent oxidoreductase; this translates as MTDSYVIIGDGIAGSSAAETIREDAPDADVVVITDEGEALYNRILIKEFAKGKLPEAPMSIHQPDWYDERDIDLRLDTLVTNIDTDAHTVDTHEGDQLEYDKLLLATGGTPVQLPVPNSDAEGIHHFWTFEDARGIAERAEAADTGVVVGAGLLGIDFAAICGAQDVEAHYLMRGENWWRYALSEDGADIIHGALEDNNVTPVFNSGVDKFEVDDSGHVSAAVTPDGDTYDCEFAGVAIGLDFNLEILQHTDIELDDGVVVDEYMQTSVDDVYAAGDLTRFYDTILDDYAQNGSWGSAREQGSIAGTNMVADGEEAEFRWVSSYSITHFDFPFLSFGHPTIGDDHAEAKFSDTEWRRLAFKDGKIVGGVLIGDLAPQSKYKKLIRDERVVADQKDVLMREEVDLDDLAPAAEQ
- a CDS encoding SDR family NAD(P)-dependent oxidoreductase; the encoded protein is MNGIDDGVALVTGAGAGIGRATAERFAREGASVVVSDIDVDAGAETVERIENDGGTAAFVEADVSDADAVAAMVEFTVEEFGGLDFAVNNVAAGVPAARTADIDEDDWDRVIEIAQKGTWLGMKHEIPAILDGKDDGAVVNVASVAGIEASPGRTPYAASKHGVVGLTRSAGVEYATEGVRVNAVCPAVVETAAIASLSPEERDAVTADVPMDRPAQPDEIASAIVWLCSADASFVTAHALPVDGGETQG
- a CDS encoding DUF6149 family protein; translated protein: MKLKQSVRHFAAKQALTMPVVGDLAAGKLVDLHTRIFTDKADPDHADERREHLDGFFEATMDSYVAALEAGYTEAGAREITHVQANFDFYNHGWVEMMEIPPDELDTHYDRYREFFETFDVTIADPLGTFAPPGGIPEAPSTPAKLDDETHRYAKGGFADDVYVEGPDGELLVGGQDEPDDVAVTDAPGVSDDDV
- a CDS encoding adenylate kinase; this translates as MSESQPNVLLLGPPGAGKGTQSANVADEYDVPHVTTGDALRANKDMETEYGTPREFMEAGELVPDPVVNEIVAEALSAGDGYVLDGYPRNTEQAEYLADITALDVVCLLSVSESELVERLTGRRVCDECGANYHVEFNPPEEEGVCDECGGELIQREDDTEDTVRERIRVYHESTEPVVEYYREAGVLEEIDGEGTPEEVWGELRETIDAAI